From the Gordonia bronchialis DSM 43247 genome, one window contains:
- a CDS encoding lytic transglycosylase domain-containing protein, which yields MSVVVSGCVDLPSFDRPDIPDGIPPGAGTPQPYIDINAPGRTAELMRGWATPIAKSTGIPLVALEAYGNAAEIQRQQHPECGLAWTTLAGIAGVESKHGTHHGTRLAANGDTSPPIRGVSLDGTRGNMRIHDTDGGALDGDSTHDRAMGPFQFIPETWTRYGVDANGDGKADPDNIDDAALSAARYLCVSSGGDMTTPNGWEKAVKVYNNSMAYVLDVRDHANAYSVNVRY from the coding sequence ATGTCGGTGGTCGTGAGTGGCTGCGTCGACCTGCCCTCGTTCGACCGGCCGGACATCCCCGACGGCATTCCGCCCGGCGCGGGGACCCCGCAGCCCTACATCGACATCAACGCACCGGGCCGCACCGCCGAGCTCATGCGGGGCTGGGCGACGCCGATCGCGAAGTCCACGGGCATCCCGCTGGTGGCGCTCGAGGCGTACGGCAATGCCGCGGAGATCCAGCGGCAGCAGCATCCCGAATGCGGTCTGGCCTGGACCACTCTCGCGGGTATCGCGGGGGTGGAGAGCAAACACGGAACCCACCACGGCACGCGGCTCGCCGCCAACGGCGACACCTCACCGCCGATCCGGGGGGTGTCGCTCGACGGCACCCGCGGGAACATGAGGATCCACGACACCGATGGCGGTGCGCTCGACGGCGACTCCACCCACGACCGGGCGATGGGGCCGTTTCAGTTCATCCCGGAGACATGGACGCGCTACGGCGTCGATGCCAACGGGGACGGCAAGGCCGACCCGGACAACATCGACGACGCCGCCCTCTCCGCGGCGCGCTACCTGTGTGTCTCCTCCGGCGGCGACATGACCACACCGAACGGGTGGGAGAAGGCCGTCAAGGTCTACAACAACTCGATGGCCTATGTGCTCGACGTCCGCGATCACGCGAATGCGTACTCGGTCAACGTCCGGTACTGA
- the eno gene encoding phosphopyruvate hydratase, translating to MAIIEQVGAREILDSRGNPTVEVEVVLDDGTFTRAAVPSGASTGEHEAVELRDGGDRYGGKGVTKAVEGVLGELGPAVLGIEAEEQRLVDQALLDCDGTPDKGRIGANALLGVSLAVAKGAAESAGLPLFRYLGGPNAHILPVPCMNIINGGEHADNGIDFQEFMIAPVGAPTFKEAVRCGAEVYHALKSVLHKQGLNTALGDEGGFAPDLPNTEAAIAVIGEAVGKAGYNFGKDVVIALDAAATEFFSGGVYKLEGKDYSSDDMVPFYEKLIADFPIVSIEDGLAEDDWDGWAKLTEAIGDKVQLVGDDLFVTNPERLEEGISKGIANALLVKVNQIGTLTETLDAVALAHNNGYKTMMSHRSGETEDTTIADLAVACACGQIKTGAPARSERVAKYNQLLRIEEGLGDAARYAGDLAFPRFSFGS from the coding sequence GTGGCAATCATCGAGCAGGTTGGTGCACGAGAGATTCTCGACTCGCGGGGCAACCCGACGGTCGAGGTCGAGGTCGTCCTCGATGACGGAACGTTCACGCGGGCAGCGGTGCCCTCGGGTGCGTCGACCGGTGAACACGAAGCCGTCGAATTGCGCGACGGCGGTGATCGATACGGCGGCAAGGGTGTCACCAAGGCTGTCGAGGGTGTGCTCGGGGAGCTGGGTCCGGCGGTGCTCGGAATCGAAGCCGAGGAGCAGCGACTCGTCGATCAGGCCCTGCTCGACTGTGACGGCACCCCCGACAAGGGGCGCATCGGTGCCAACGCTCTGCTCGGTGTCTCATTGGCCGTCGCGAAGGGCGCCGCGGAGTCGGCCGGGCTGCCGCTGTTCCGCTACCTCGGCGGGCCCAACGCGCACATCCTGCCGGTACCGTGCATGAACATCATCAACGGCGGCGAGCATGCCGACAACGGAATCGACTTCCAGGAGTTCATGATCGCCCCGGTCGGCGCGCCGACCTTCAAGGAGGCGGTCCGCTGCGGTGCAGAGGTGTACCACGCGCTGAAGTCGGTGCTGCACAAGCAGGGACTCAACACTGCCCTCGGTGACGAAGGCGGTTTTGCCCCTGACCTGCCGAACACCGAGGCAGCCATCGCGGTCATCGGTGAGGCGGTCGGCAAGGCCGGCTACAACTTCGGCAAGGACGTGGTGATCGCACTCGACGCCGCTGCCACCGAATTCTTCTCCGGCGGTGTCTACAAGCTGGAGGGCAAGGACTACTCCTCCGACGACATGGTGCCCTTCTACGAGAAGCTCATCGCCGATTTCCCGATCGTCTCCATCGAAGACGGTCTGGCCGAGGATGATTGGGACGGCTGGGCCAAGCTGACCGAGGCGATCGGCGACAAGGTGCAACTCGTCGGCGACGATCTGTTCGTCACCAACCCGGAACGTCTCGAGGAGGGCATCTCCAAGGGCATCGCGAACGCGCTCCTGGTGAAGGTCAACCAGATCGGCACCCTCACCGAGACTTTGGATGCCGTCGCACTGGCACACAACAACGGCTACAAGACGATGATGAGTCACCGGTCAGGTGAGACCGAGGACACCACCATCGCCGACCTGGCCGTCGCATGTGCGTGCGGGCAGATCAAGACCGGTGCGCCGGCCCGTAGCGAGCGTGTCGCCAAGTACAACCAGCTGCTGCGCATCGAAGAGGGCCTCGGTGACGCGGCACGCTACGCCGGGGACCTCGCCTTCCCGCGCTTTTCGTTTGGTTCGTGA
- a CDS encoding FtsB family cell division protein, with translation MATDGHRAGRRRVRDPRGDSRSAERARRTPRRSRTARTASPAPLIDTAVDETGEQFFDEVPAEKSPTPRPVAGASRTRGARRRPRSAAMLSRVGKIDAKRAVVLALVISVVALTLAMPMRTYFSQRAELRALTASNVEKQRELADYRQKVNEQDDPAYIEAKARSELLFVRPGETPLVMMYPGEQERREAAEAAEKRARAPWYSRLLDSVATPPGVR, from the coding sequence ATGGCAACCGATGGGCATCGTGCTGGGCGCCGCCGGGTCCGTGACCCGCGCGGCGACTCACGCTCGGCTGAGCGTGCCCGTCGGACCCCGCGTCGTTCGCGGACAGCTCGTACCGCCTCGCCGGCCCCGCTCATCGATACCGCCGTCGACGAGACCGGGGAGCAGTTCTTCGACGAGGTCCCTGCCGAGAAGAGCCCGACGCCTCGGCCCGTGGCCGGCGCGTCGCGCACCCGCGGTGCACGCCGGCGGCCACGCTCGGCGGCGATGCTCTCCCGGGTCGGGAAGATCGACGCCAAGCGGGCCGTCGTCCTGGCGCTCGTGATCAGCGTCGTGGCCTTGACCCTGGCGATGCCGATGCGGACCTACTTCTCGCAGCGTGCCGAGTTGCGTGCACTCACCGCGTCCAACGTGGAGAAGCAACGTGAACTCGCCGACTATCGGCAGAAGGTCAACGAGCAGGACGACCCCGCCTACATCGAGGCCAAGGCCCGATCCGAGCTGTTGTTCGTCCGGCCCGGTGAGACGCCGCTGGTGATGATGTACCCGGGTGAACAAGAGCGTCGCGAAGCAGCCGAAGCTGCCGAAAAGCGCGCTCGCGCACCGTGGTACAGCCGATTGCTGGATTCGGTGGCAACCCCGCCCGGAGTCCGGTGA
- a CDS encoding DUF501 domain-containing protein, producing MSVSDEDLETVARQLGRTPRGVIEVSYRTPDGAPAVVKTAPRLPDGTPFPTLFYLTDPRLTAEASRQESAGVMKTMTARLAEDAELAAAYRRAHESYLAERDAIESLGTDFTGGGMPDRVKCLHVLMAHALAKGPGVNPLGDEAVALAADNGLRGTAIPADWPAAAEPDES from the coding sequence GTGAGCGTTTCCGACGAGGACCTCGAGACCGTCGCGCGGCAGTTGGGCCGCACGCCGCGCGGCGTGATCGAGGTGAGTTACCGGACGCCCGACGGCGCCCCCGCGGTGGTCAAGACCGCGCCGCGGCTACCCGACGGCACACCGTTTCCGACGCTGTTCTATCTCACCGATCCACGACTGACGGCCGAGGCCAGCCGGCAGGAATCGGCCGGGGTGATGAAGACCATGACCGCACGTCTGGCCGAGGATGCCGAACTGGCCGCGGCCTACCGGCGGGCACACGAGAGCTACCTCGCCGAACGTGACGCCATCGAATCACTCGGCACGGATTTCACCGGGGGCGGCATGCCGGACCGGGTGAAGTGCCTGCATGTGCTGATGGCGCATGCACTCGCCAAGGGGCCCGGCGTCAACCCGCTGGGCGACGAGGCGGTCGCGCTGGCCGCCGACAACGGGCTGCGCGGCACGGCCATCCCCGCCGACTGGCCCGCCGCTGCGGAACCGGACGAATCATGA
- a CDS encoding Ppx/GppA phosphatase family protein: MSVVAAVDCGTNSIRLLVARADGAGRLVDLHREMRVVRLGQGVDATGRFADEAIERTRIALADYVDIMETLGTERVRMVATSATRDATNRDSFFGMTAELLGCVVPGAIAEVITGDEEARLSFLGAVGELDSARGPFVVTDLGGGSTEMVVGDADGVRAAYSADIGCVRLTERCLPSDPPTADEVEAARAFAAQRLDEAFERVPIEGARTWVGVAGTMTTLSAVGAGLADYDPEVIHLSRISLSDLDDVCRRLVGMTRADRAALGPMHPGRVDVIGGGALVTMELARRLTERTAITELVVSEHDILDGIALGLLDSPTAGAQAETD; the protein is encoded by the coding sequence ATGAGCGTCGTCGCCGCCGTGGACTGCGGCACCAACTCGATCCGGTTGCTCGTCGCGCGGGCGGATGGCGCCGGTCGCCTGGTGGACCTGCACCGGGAGATGCGTGTCGTGCGGCTCGGGCAGGGCGTCGATGCGACCGGCCGGTTCGCCGACGAGGCCATCGAACGGACACGTATCGCGCTCGCCGACTACGTCGACATCATGGAGACACTGGGCACCGAGCGAGTGCGGATGGTCGCCACCTCGGCCACCCGCGACGCCACCAATCGGGACTCGTTCTTCGGTATGACCGCCGAACTCCTCGGCTGTGTGGTGCCCGGCGCCATCGCCGAGGTGATCACCGGCGACGAGGAGGCGCGGCTCTCTTTCCTGGGGGCGGTGGGTGAGTTGGATTCGGCGCGAGGGCCTTTCGTCGTCACCGACCTCGGCGGCGGTTCCACCGAGATGGTGGTCGGCGACGCGGACGGCGTGCGTGCGGCCTATTCGGCCGACATCGGCTGCGTGCGCCTGACCGAGCGCTGCCTGCCGTCGGACCCGCCGACCGCCGATGAGGTCGAGGCGGCGCGGGCCTTCGCGGCGCAGAGGCTCGACGAGGCGTTCGAGCGAGTGCCGATCGAGGGCGCGCGCACCTGGGTGGGTGTGGCCGGCACGATGACCACACTCTCCGCGGTCGGTGCCGGGCTCGCCGACTACGACCCCGAGGTGATTCACCTGTCCCGCATCTCGCTGTCCGACCTCGATGACGTGTGCCGACGTCTCGTCGGCATGACCCGGGCTGACCGCGCGGCCCTGGGCCCCATGCATCCCGGCCGCGTCGACGTCATCGGCGGCGGCGCGCTGGTGACGATGGAACTCGCACGCCGGCTCACCGAACGCACTGCGATCACCGAACTCGTGGTGAGCGAGCACGACATCCTCGACGGCATCGCGCTGGGGCTGCTGGACTCGCCCACTGCCGGGGCTCAGGCGGAGACCGACTGA
- a CDS encoding DUF4395 domain-containing protein — MSVRSMFTFPNPVNDYAARSTAGLVVVLAVVAVFIDQPWLYGILAIGFALRVMAGPRFSPFGQLSVRLIAPKIWRKTKLVPGPPKRFAQTIGLVFSASALVLSLLGFGLAAQIVVGLLIAAATLEFVFGLCLGCVAFGFLQRRGVIPDTVCEACNNISLRQSVSA, encoded by the coding sequence GTGTCGGTGCGGTCAATGTTCACCTTTCCCAATCCGGTCAACGACTACGCGGCCCGCTCGACAGCCGGGCTCGTCGTCGTACTCGCGGTCGTGGCGGTGTTCATCGACCAGCCGTGGCTGTACGGCATCCTCGCGATCGGTTTCGCGCTCCGCGTGATGGCCGGGCCGCGGTTCTCGCCGTTCGGGCAGCTGTCCGTGCGGCTCATCGCACCCAAGATCTGGCGCAAGACCAAACTCGTCCCCGGGCCACCCAAGCGCTTCGCGCAGACCATCGGTCTCGTGTTCAGCGCCTCTGCGCTCGTGCTGAGTCTGCTCGGCTTCGGCCTGGCCGCCCAGATCGTCGTCGGCCTGCTGATCGCCGCCGCCACCCTCGAGTTCGTTTTCGGCCTCTGCCTCGGCTGCGTCGCCTTCGGATTCCTGCAACGTCGCGGTGTCATCCCCGACACCGTCTGCGAGGCGTGCAACAACATCAGCCTGCGTCAGTCGGTCTCCGCCTGA
- a CDS encoding fatty acid desaturase family protein, with product MTLEMTRDTDPRPAHLPAVLEPAAQQKATQRDPNTVVLSYEQVEALGRDLDEVRARVVADLGEKDREYLYSIIRAQRGFEVAGRALMYLGFFPPAWLAGVGALSVSKILDNMEIGHNVMHGQYDWMREDTYNSREFEWDNVCPGDQWKHSHNYLHHTFTNILGEDRDIGYGILRMARDQKWNPYYLGNLGYATALMLLFEWGVMLHDLEAENLVAGKRKWSDVKGLLKGMWRKAGRQVLKDYVVFPALTGPLFVSTLLGNASANLVRNVWAYSIIFCGHFPTGAQTFTAEECADETRGQWYLRQMLGSANITGGTLFHIMSGNLSHQIEHHLFPDLPASRYPTIAGEVREICERYGLPYNTGSLSHQLGSTWKKIAKLSLPNFMTRDDDDLVVIVEREKPASVA from the coding sequence ATGACACTCGAAATGACTCGTGACACCGATCCTCGACCCGCCCACCTGCCCGCCGTGCTCGAACCGGCCGCCCAGCAGAAGGCCACCCAGCGCGACCCCAACACCGTCGTCCTGTCCTACGAGCAGGTCGAGGCCCTCGGCCGCGACCTCGACGAAGTGCGCGCACGCGTCGTCGCCGACCTCGGTGAGAAGGACCGCGAGTACCTGTACTCGATCATCCGCGCCCAGCGCGGCTTCGAGGTCGCCGGTCGCGCACTCATGTATCTCGGATTCTTCCCGCCCGCCTGGCTCGCCGGTGTCGGTGCGCTGTCGGTCTCCAAGATCCTCGACAACATGGAGATCGGCCACAACGTCATGCACGGCCAGTACGACTGGATGCGCGAGGACACCTACAACTCGCGAGAGTTCGAGTGGGACAACGTGTGTCCGGGCGACCAGTGGAAGCACAGCCACAACTACCTGCACCACACCTTCACCAACATCCTCGGTGAGGACCGCGACATCGGCTACGGCATCCTGCGGATGGCCCGCGACCAGAAGTGGAATCCCTACTACCTGGGCAACCTCGGCTATGCCACCGCCCTGATGTTGCTGTTCGAGTGGGGCGTCATGCTCCACGACCTCGAAGCCGAGAACCTCGTCGCCGGCAAGCGCAAGTGGAGTGACGTCAAGGGCCTTCTGAAAGGCATGTGGCGCAAGGCCGGTCGTCAGGTACTCAAGGACTACGTGGTGTTCCCGGCACTCACCGGCCCCCTGTTCGTCAGTACGCTGCTCGGCAACGCCTCGGCCAACCTGGTCCGCAACGTCTGGGCCTACTCGATCATCTTCTGCGGCCACTTCCCCACCGGCGCACAGACATTCACGGCCGAGGAATGTGCCGACGAGACCCGCGGTCAGTGGTACCTGCGGCAGATGCTGGGGTCGGCCAATATCACCGGCGGCACCCTGTTCCACATCATGAGCGGCAACCTGTCGCACCAGATCGAGCACCACCTGTTCCCGGATCTGCCCGCCAGCCGGTACCCCACCATCGCCGGCGAGGTCCGCGAGATCTGCGAACGCTACGGCCTGCCCTACAACACGGGTTCGCTGAGCCATCAGCTCGGATCGACGTGGAAGAAGATCGCCAAGCTCTCGCTGCCGAACTTCATGACCCGCGACGACGACGATCTGGTCGTCATCGTCGAGCGCGAGAAGCCCGCGTCGGTCGCCTGA
- a CDS encoding ferredoxin reductase — protein sequence MSIRTPGLINPNLIDPIVGTAQQTGGRLNRWIGSIVEAALSPHPVDRYLELLDPMLTWRDLRAQIVRVEHPTPRTVRLHLQPTRQWQGHQAGQFVQVSVVVDGVRHTRCFSPANAASGPDGHVELTITAHDDGFVSRHLATTARTGDVVGLSQAQGEFTLGPTDPTAAVFISGGSGVTPVLSMTRTLLAEGYSGPVVFVHYAPTPSDVAYRRELAALAAVHPNLELRMHYTRGADGEHFTAAHLDGIDGLTDADVFVCGPTALMDAVAEFHEATGIAHPLHSEAFTIAAPIAIDPDEPVTGELSFSSSGTATANDGRTILDQAESAGLSPESGCRMGICFSCTATKLSGCTRNVLTGDVDTEGDKQIQLCINAPVGDVEIAI from the coding sequence ATGAGCATCCGCACCCCCGGCCTCATCAACCCCAACCTCATCGATCCGATCGTCGGTACCGCGCAGCAGACCGGCGGACGGCTCAACAGATGGATCGGGTCCATCGTCGAAGCCGCCCTCTCACCGCATCCGGTGGACCGGTATCTCGAACTTCTCGATCCGATGCTGACCTGGCGCGATCTACGCGCCCAGATCGTGCGGGTCGAGCACCCCACACCTCGAACCGTACGCCTCCACCTGCAGCCCACCCGCCAGTGGCAAGGCCACCAGGCCGGACAGTTCGTGCAGGTCAGCGTCGTGGTCGACGGAGTCCGCCACACCCGCTGCTTCTCCCCGGCCAACGCCGCATCCGGGCCCGACGGCCACGTCGAGCTCACCATCACCGCACACGACGACGGATTCGTGTCGCGGCATCTGGCCACCACCGCGCGCACCGGCGACGTCGTCGGCCTGTCCCAGGCACAGGGCGAGTTCACCCTGGGCCCGACCGACCCCACCGCGGCGGTGTTCATCAGCGGCGGCAGCGGCGTTACACCTGTACTCTCAATGACGCGTACGTTGTTGGCTGAGGGATACTCCGGTCCCGTCGTCTTCGTGCACTATGCGCCGACACCGAGCGACGTCGCCTACCGCCGCGAGCTTGCTGCACTGGCCGCCGTTCACCCCAACCTCGAGTTGCGCATGCACTACACGCGCGGCGCCGACGGTGAGCACTTCACGGCCGCACACCTCGACGGCATCGACGGTCTCACCGACGCCGACGTCTTCGTCTGCGGACCCACAGCCCTGATGGACGCGGTGGCCGAGTTCCACGAGGCCACCGGCATCGCCCATCCGTTGCACAGTGAGGCGTTCACCATCGCGGCACCCATCGCGATCGACCCCGACGAACCCGTCACCGGTGAGCTCAGCTTCTCCTCGTCGGGCACGGCCACGGCCAACGACGGCCGCACCATCCTCGACCAGGCCGAGTCGGCCGGACTGAGTCCCGAATCGGGCTGCCGAATGGGCATCTGCTTCTCCTGCACGGCCACCAAACTCTCCGGCTGCACACGCAACGTGCTGACCGGCGACGTCGACACCGAGGGCGACAAGCAGATCCAGCTCTGCATCAACGCCCCGGTCGGCGACGTCGAGATCGCCATCTGA
- a CDS encoding TetR family transcriptional regulator: MSRTRHSTQRETQSRADKKNQTRQALLDTTMTLVGDRSFGSISLREVARGAGIVPTAFYRHFASMEDLGVTLVEDSMRVLRRTLREGRRDLASRQALPTAQSSLAILLRHVRENEPAFRFLVREQHGGIAEVRRAIDTELRLFAKELAIDLARMPDLARWDAEDLELAAELIVTIMLTAVADLLDGEYRGRVAEREVVERTERQLVMVFLGMGQWKTGEGRTGAARAAES, encoded by the coding sequence GTGAGCCGGACGCGACACTCGACCCAGCGCGAGACGCAGTCGCGGGCCGACAAGAAGAATCAGACCCGGCAGGCGCTGCTCGACACCACCATGACGCTGGTCGGCGACCGCAGTTTCGGCAGCATCAGCCTGCGGGAGGTCGCGCGCGGCGCGGGAATCGTGCCAACCGCCTTCTACCGGCACTTCGCCTCGATGGAAGACCTCGGCGTCACCCTCGTCGAGGACTCGATGCGGGTGCTGCGCCGGACCCTGCGTGAGGGTCGACGCGATCTCGCGTCCCGGCAGGCACTGCCGACGGCCCAGAGTTCACTGGCCATCCTGTTGCGGCATGTCCGTGAGAACGAGCCCGCCTTCCGGTTCCTCGTTCGCGAGCAGCATGGCGGGATCGCCGAGGTGCGCCGCGCCATCGACACCGAGCTGCGGCTGTTCGCCAAGGAACTCGCCATCGATCTCGCCCGGATGCCCGACCTCGCGCGATGGGACGCCGAGGATCTCGAACTCGCCGCCGAGCTCATCGTGACGATCATGCTGACCGCGGTGGCCGACCTGCTCGACGGTGAGTACCGGGGCCGCGTCGCCGAGCGTGAGGTGGTCGAACGCACCGAACGCCAACTGGTCATGGTCTTCCTCGGCATGGGGCAGTGGAAGACAGGCGAGGGGCGAACAGGCGCGGCGCGAGCAGCCGAATCCTGA
- a CDS encoding LLM class flavin-dependent oxidoreductase codes for MSLHFHWFLPTYGDSRNLIAGGHGSQMSGDRPADLRYLKQLAGAAEINGFEAVLTPAGLWCEDAWLTTAALIDATESLKFLVAFRPGLISPTLAAQMAATFQWHSQGRLLVNVVTGGESSEQRAFGDFLSKTARYERCGEYLDIVGKLWRSPDPVDVVGKYLRVEGAQLGRRPDPVPEVFFGGSSPAAGAVAARHADVYLTWGERPDAVAEKISWIKGLAAEQDRQVRHGIRFHVIARETSEQAWAQAQRLLDALDPATVAAAQRNLARSESEGQRRMSELHGRGEGFDAADPRSLEIHPGVWSGVGLVRGGAGTALVGSYEEVAGLIATYADLGLEHFILSGYPHLEEAYHFGEGVRPALARLGLIDDEAESGEAVRGAFLPTLRAASS; via the coding sequence GTGTCCCTGCATTTCCACTGGTTCCTGCCCACATACGGTGATTCACGCAATCTGATCGCAGGTGGTCATGGCAGTCAGATGTCGGGCGACCGGCCGGCGGATCTGCGCTACCTCAAGCAGTTGGCGGGGGCGGCCGAGATCAACGGATTCGAGGCGGTGCTGACGCCGGCCGGATTGTGGTGTGAGGATGCCTGGTTGACCACCGCGGCCCTGATCGACGCGACCGAGTCGCTCAAGTTCCTGGTCGCGTTCCGTCCCGGATTGATCAGTCCGACGCTCGCCGCCCAGATGGCGGCTACCTTCCAGTGGCATTCCCAGGGGCGGCTGCTGGTGAACGTCGTCACCGGTGGCGAGTCGAGTGAGCAGCGCGCCTTCGGCGACTTCCTCAGCAAGACAGCACGTTACGAACGTTGCGGTGAATACCTCGACATCGTCGGGAAACTGTGGCGCTCGCCCGATCCGGTCGACGTGGTGGGCAAATACCTCCGCGTCGAGGGGGCCCAACTGGGCCGACGGCCCGACCCGGTCCCCGAGGTCTTCTTCGGTGGTTCGTCGCCGGCCGCGGGTGCGGTGGCCGCGCGCCACGCCGACGTGTACCTCACCTGGGGTGAGCGGCCGGATGCGGTGGCGGAGAAGATCTCCTGGATCAAGGGTCTCGCCGCCGAGCAGGACCGTCAGGTGCGCCACGGCATCCGATTCCATGTGATCGCGCGCGAGACCTCGGAGCAGGCGTGGGCGCAGGCGCAGCGGCTGCTCGACGCGCTGGACCCGGCGACAGTGGCGGCTGCGCAGCGCAACCTCGCTCGTTCGGAATCCGAGGGGCAACGCCGGATGTCCGAATTACACGGTCGCGGTGAGGGTTTCGACGCCGCCGACCCGCGCTCGCTGGAGATTCATCCCGGCGTGTGGTCCGGAGTGGGTCTCGTCCGGGGTGGTGCGGGCACTGCGCTCGTCGGCTCCTACGAGGAGGTGGCCGGCCTGATCGCCACCTACGCCGACCTCGGTCTCGAGCACTTCATCCTTTCGGGCTATCCGCACCTCGAGGAGGCGTACCACTTCGGTGAGGGTGTGCGTCCGGCACTGGCGCGGCTCGGCCTGATCGACGACGAGGCGGAGTCCGGCGAGGCGGTGCGCGGGGCGTTCCTGCCGACTCTGCGCGCGGCCTCATCCTGA
- the sfnG gene encoding dimethylsulfone monooxygenase SfnG: protein MSTESVADQIEFAYWVPNVSGGLVTSDIEQRTSWDYDYNVRLAQTAENNGFSYALSQVRYEASYGAEYQHESTSFSLALLLATQRLKVIAAVHPGLWHPAVLAKLGATADHLSGGRFAINVVSGWFKDEFTHLGEPWLEHDERYRRSGEFLEVIRKIWTEDNVDYRGDFYRIHDFTLKPKPLNTPQRPNPELFQGGNSTAARANGGRYADWYFSNGKDFDGVTEQLDDLRAVARAHDRETKFGLNGFIIARDTESEARDTLREIIEKANRPAVEGFRDAVQQAGNSTGNKKGMWADSSFEDLVQYNDGFRTQLIGTPEQVAERIVAYKRLGVDLILGGFLHFQEEIEYFGERVLPLVCELEAAQETAGVA, encoded by the coding sequence ATGTCCACCGAATCCGTGGCCGATCAGATCGAATTCGCCTACTGGGTGCCGAACGTCAGTGGCGGCCTGGTCACCAGTGACATCGAACAGCGCACCAGCTGGGACTACGACTACAACGTGCGTCTTGCCCAGACCGCGGAGAACAACGGTTTCAGCTACGCACTCTCGCAGGTGCGCTACGAGGCCAGCTACGGTGCCGAATACCAGCATGAGTCAACGAGTTTCAGCCTCGCGCTGCTGCTGGCCACCCAGCGTCTGAAGGTCATCGCGGCCGTGCATCCCGGCCTATGGCACCCGGCGGTGCTGGCCAAGCTCGGTGCCACCGCCGATCATCTGTCGGGCGGACGATTCGCCATCAACGTGGTGTCGGGATGGTTCAAGGACGAGTTCACCCACCTCGGCGAGCCGTGGCTCGAGCATGACGAACGGTACCGGCGCAGTGGCGAATTCCTCGAGGTGATCCGCAAGATCTGGACCGAGGACAACGTCGACTACCGCGGTGACTTCTATCGCATCCATGACTTCACCCTCAAGCCCAAGCCGCTCAACACCCCGCAGCGGCCCAATCCCGAACTGTTCCAGGGTGGCAACTCGACGGCCGCACGTGCCAATGGCGGACGCTACGCCGACTGGTACTTCTCCAACGGCAAGGACTTCGACGGCGTCACCGAGCAACTCGACGACCTGCGCGCCGTCGCACGGGCCCACGACCGGGAGACCAAGTTCGGGCTCAACGGCTTCATCATCGCCCGCGACACCGAGTCCGAGGCCCGCGACACCCTGCGCGAGATCATCGAGAAGGCGAATCGGCCTGCGGTGGAAGGGTTCCGCGACGCGGTGCAACAGGCCGGCAACTCGACCGGCAACAAGAAGGGCATGTGGGCCGATTCCTCCTTCGAGGATCTCGTCCAGTACAACGACGGCTTCCGCACCCAGCTCATCGGTACGCCCGAGCAGGTGGCCGAACGCATCGTGGCCTACAAGCGCCTCGGCGTCGACCTGATCCTCGGTGGCTTCCTGCACTTCCAGGAGGAGATCGAGTACTTCGGTGAGCGGGTGCTGCCGCTGGTGTGCGAACTGGAGGCGGCGCAGGAGACCGCGGGGGTAGCGTGA